The genomic DNA GACCCACAGGCCGGACCCTTCCGACACCTCGCGCGACGCCGCGCGGGTCGACGACCGTCCGGTGATGGCTCCACGGCAGCCGCCCGTTTGCCTATCTCGACTGCTCGGGCCCGTCGACTGTGAATGCTATGTAATCGGACGGCAGCTATCTTGCAATCAGACGGGCCGAACGTTGCAATTGGACGGCACCCATTTTACGATCAGACGGTGCCTAACCTTCCGTTCTACCGGCGTTACGCCGACCGTCGGCTGGCCGAGGCCCTGGAGGACTCGCCCGCGGTACTCATTCATGGGCCGCGCCAGTGCGGGAAGACCACTCTCGCCCAGGTCGTGTGCGCTCCGAGGCAATTGCCCTGGCGGAACGCCCGGGCACCGTGGGCTGAAAGCCCCGAAGCACGCGGGGCCGAGTACGCCTACTTCAGCTTCGACGACGATGTGGTGCGCGGCGGGGCCGAGGCTGATCCCATGGGCTTCGTCGCGTCCCTACCCGAGCGCGTCGTCCTCGACGAAGTTCAGCGTGTCCCAGGGTTGTTCGCCGCCCTGAAACTGGCCATCGATCGCCGGCGCGTCCCGGGGCGATTTGTCCTCACCGGATCCAGCAACGCGCTGCGGGTTCCCACGCTCGCGGACTCGCTGGCGGGACGCCTGCAAATCGTCCGGCTCCATCCGCTCGCGCAATCTGAGTTGGCTGCCGGACCAGCCGGTGCCACCCTCCCAGATCCGATGCCGCACTTTCTCGACACGCTATTTCACGGCCGGTTCCCAACCCGGCAGACCGAGCCGCTGGGCGGGCAACTGCGCGAGCGGATCGTGGCCGGGGGATTCCCGGCGGCCCTGGCCCGTCCTGCAGGTCGGCGACGGACGGCCTGGTATCGCGATTACGTGCAGGCGCAGTTGGAGAAGGATGTGCGGGACATGGCCCGCATCACGATGCTCGACGCCCTGCCTCGGCTCCTGATGCTGGCGGCAGCGCAGACGGCCACGCTGCTCAACGTTTCCAATCTCGCGTCGTCGTTCAGTCTCAGCCGCCCCTCAATCAGCGCCTATTTGGGTCTTCTCGA from Chloroflexota bacterium includes the following:
- a CDS encoding ATP-binding protein → MPNLPFYRRYADRRLAEALEDSPAVLIHGPRQCGKTTLAQVVCAPRQLPWRNARAPWAESPEARGAEYAYFSFDDDVVRGGAEADPMGFVASLPERVVLDEVQRVPGLFAALKLAIDRRRVPGRFVLTGSSNALRVPTLADSLAGRLQIVRLHPLAQSELAAGPAGATLPDPMPHFLDTLFHGRFPTRQTEPLGGQLRERIVAGGFPAALARPAGRRRTAWYRDYVQAQLEKDVRDMARITMLDALPRLLMLAAAQTATLLNVSNLASSFSLSRPSISAYLGLLERVFMLELLRPWHSNRLRRLVKTPKLHIGDTGLACALLGIDARGLAKHRGLLGQLLESFVFQELRRQASWYDAHLEFFHYRDKDQVEVGIVIEQGALALAGVEVKASGTVTGADFRGLRRLRRAVGDRFAAGVVLYDGEVCTSFGDGLFAVPIHTLWETAT